The Nerophis lumbriciformis linkage group LG05, RoL_Nlum_v2.1, whole genome shotgun sequence genome contains a region encoding:
- the lamtor4 gene encoding ragulator complex protein LAMTOR4, with amino-acid sequence MHFSVRDQNFKGTTYSRTRSRESTRTQPGSDGRLRRVINRTKGKEKMTTAALIAGLEQIPDQLGYLVISEDGVLASSGELENDEHTAGVMMQMVRTASRFRLSGSTNIPFKRISVVLEDFVYTVTVSVQKVFVVKRQNNQQEPISV; translated from the exons ATGCATTTTTCAGTGAGAGACCAGAACTTCAAAGGCACAACG TACTCACGGACCAGGTCACGTGAAAGCACGCGCACACAACCAGGAAGTGATGGCCGCCTGCGAAGAGTTATAAACAGGACGAAGGGAAAAGAAAAGATG ACCACAGCAGCCCTTATTGCGGGTCTGGAGCAGATCCCGGACCAGCTCGGGTATCTGGTGATCAGTGAGGACGGGGTTCTGGCC TCTTCAGGTGAGCTGGAAAATGACGAGCACACAGCAGGCGTGATGATGCAGATGGTTCGCACGGCCAGTCGCTTCAGGTTGTCAGGCTCAACCAACATACCATTTAAACGCATCTCAg TGGTTTTGGAGGATTTTGTCTACACAGTGACCGTTTCCGTTCAGAAGGTTTTTGTGGTCAAACGTCAGAACAACCAGCAGGAGCCAATCAGTGTTTAG
- the LOC133606100 gene encoding ADP-ribosylation factor 4, with amino-acid sequence MGLTMSTLFAKFFGKKQMRILMVGLDAAGKTTILYKLKLGEIVTTIPTIGFNVETVEYRNICFTVWDVGGQDKIRPLWRHYFQNTQGLIFVVDSNDRERVAESADELSKMIQEDELRDAVLLVFANKQDLPNALAISELTDKLGLNNLRSRTWHMQPTCATQGTGLYEGLDWLSNELAKS; translated from the exons ATGGGTCTGACGATGTCCACGTTGTTTGCGAAGTTCTTCGGAAAGAAGCAGATGCGGATACTGATGG TTGGCCTGGATGCAGCTGGCAAAACAACCATTTTGTACAAACTCAAGCTTGGGGAGATTGTCACCACCATCCCGACCATCG GTTTCAACgtggagactgtggagtacaGGAACATCTGCTTCACAGTTTGGGATGTCGGCGGTCAGGACAAGATCCGACCTCTGTGGAGACACTACTTCCAGAACACGCAG GGTCTGATCTTTGTTGTGGACAGTAACGACAGGGAGCGTGTTGCTGAGTCGGCAGATGAACTCTCCAAGATG ATCCAGGAGGACGAGCTGAGGGATGCTGTGCTTCTGGTGTTCGCCAACAAACAGGACCTTCCCAACGCGCTCGCCATCAGCGAACTCACAGACAAGCTGGGTCTCAACAACCTGCGCAGCCGGACC TGGCACATGCAGCCCACCTGTGCCACTCAGGGCACGGGTCTGTACGAGGGCCTCGACTGGCTGTCCAACGAGCTGGCGAAGAGCTAG